The nucleotide window GACCCGGCGCGCATCGCCCTGGGCGGCGACAGCGCCGGCGGCACGCTGGCCGCCGCGTGCGCGGTCGAGGCACGCGATGCCGGGCTGGCGCCGGTGCTGCAGCTGCTGGTCTATCCCGGCACCTGCGCGCGCCAGGATACGCCGTCGCACCGCGCGCTGGCCGACGGCTACCTGCTGACCGCGGACATGATCCGCTGGTTCTTCGCGCAGTACCTGGACCAGGAAGCCAGCCGCGACGACTGGCGCTTTGCCCCGCTGGACGGCGGCGGCACCGGCGCCGACGTGGGCGGGGTATGCCCGGCCTGGATCGCGGTGGCCGGCTACGACCCGTTGCATGACGAGGGCGTGGCCTACGCCGCCAAGCTGCGCGCCGCCGGCGTGGCCGCGACGCTGGCCGACTACCCCGGCATGATCCATGATTTCTTCAAGCTGGGCCGCTTCGTGCCCGCGGTGGCGCAGGCGCATGCCGATGCCGTTGCCGCGCTGCGCACCGCGTTCGGCGCAGCGCAGGAATAAAACCGCCTCGCGGTCGTGCCTGGTTCATCATCGACCCGCCATTTTTCAAGCAGTGATTTGCAGTATTAGGAGACCTCGTCAAATGCAACGCCGCCACTTCCTCGCCCGCGCGGGCCTCGCCGCCGCCACCGCGGCCCTCGGTCTTGCCGCCATGCCTGCCCAGGCCCAGGCCGACAAGTTCCCGCAGCGCCCGATCCGGCTGGTGATCGGCTACACCGCCGGCGGCTCCACGGATATCCCGTTCCGCGTGCTGGCCGACAACGCCTCGAAGATCCTGGGCCAGCCCGTGATCGTCGAGAACAAGCCCGGTGCCGGCGGCGTGCTGCCGGCGCAGCTGATGCAGAGCACCGCGCCCGACGGCTATACGCTGGCGCAGGTGGCCATGCCGGTCTACCGCCTGCCGTACACCACCAAGATCAACTGGGATCCGGTCAAGGACCTGAGCTACATCATCAACCTTGCCGGCTATTCGTTCGGCCTGGTGGTGCCGGCCGATTCGCCGATCAAGACCATGCAGGAGTACATCGCCTACGCCAAGGCCAACCCGGGCAAGCTGACCTACGGCACGCCCGGCTCGATGACCACGCTGCACCTGACCATGGAAGAACTGGCGATGAAGCAGGGCGTGCAGTTCTCGCACATCCCCTTCAAGGGCAATTCGGAATCGATGCAGGCGCTGCTGGGCGGCCACGTGATGTCGGTGGCCGACACGCCGGCGTGGGCGCCGTACGTGGAGCAGGGCAAGCTGCGCCTGCTGTCGACCTGGGGCGAGAAGCGCTCGGCGCGCTTCCCCAACGTGCCGACGCTGAAGGAACTGGGCATCGGCATCGTGCAGACCTCGCCGTTCGGCCTGGTCGCGCCCAAGGGCACTGACCCGAAGATCGTGCAGAAGCTGCATGACGCCTTCAAGAAGGCCATGGAAATGCCCAACTACCGCGAGTCGCTGGCCAAGTTCGACATGGAGCCGTTCTACATGAGCACCCAGCAGTACGCGCAGTTTGCCGCCGACACCGTCAAGAAGGAAAAGGCGATCATCGAGAAGCTGGGGCTGGCCAAGCCGCAGTAAGCGCCCAGTAAGCGCGCAGTAAGCGCGCAGCCATCCGGCACCCTGCACGCACTCAGGCCGCCACGCCTGCCGGTCTTGCCCCGGCGGGCGCGGCGGCCTGATGCATTGCGGGGGCCAGAACAATCAAGAGGAGACCACGTCAATGGCCAAAGAGGAATTCCGCCACACCGTCCCGCTGCGCGTGCGCTGGTCCGAAGTCGATCCGCAATCGATCGTCTTCAACGCGCACTACCTGACGTACTGCGATATCTGCGTGACCGAGTACTGGCGCGCGCTGGGCATCCGCTATCCGGAAGACGTGCTGCACGCGCACGGCGTCGATATCTTCGTGGTCAAGTCCACGCTGGAGTACCACGCGTCGGCGCGCTTTGACGATGAACTGGAGATCCGCGGCCGCATGGCGCGGCTGGGCCGGTCCAGCATGCTGTTCAGGGTGGAGATGTATCGGGGCGACGAGCACCTGATCACCGGCGAGATCGTCTATGTGTGCGCCGATCCGGCGACGCAGAAATCGGCGCCGATCCCGGGGGTGGTGCGGGAGGTGATCGAGGGGTATGAGGTGGTGAAGCCGGCGGGTTGATGCCGTGCTGACGGGTCTTCAAATCCCGCTTGCTTGCTCCCCTCTCCCGCTTGCGGGAGAGGGGTTGGGGGTGAGGGCAGGCGGGTGCCTTGCGGCAAACGGTGCAAGGATGCGACGCGCTGGCCCTCACCCTAACCCTCTCCCGCAAGCGGGAGAGGGGACCGGCCCTCAGTCAATGAAAAGGCCGTCGCCAATGCGAAGGGCGATCGCCTTACTTGGCCAGCCCCGCATCCTCCATATAAGCCCGAATCACCTCGTCAAAGCTCGCATCGCTCTCGAACCCCAGCGCCCGCGCGCGCTCCGCGTTCCACGCCGCCGGCCACGTGCCGACGATCTTCTCGACTCGCTCCTCGCGTTCCCACGTCACCAGGTCCGCCACCGCATCGCCGGCGACGCGGCGCAGCGCATCGACCATGCCCGCCGCCGTGACCGACAGCCCGGGCAGGTTCACCACGCGGCGGTTGCCCAGCCGTTCGCCGGCCAGTTCGATGCCGTTGACCAGCGCCGCCACCGCCGCGCGCGGCGACAGCAGCCATAGCGGCGTTTGCGGTGCCACCGGGCAGTTGGCAGCAACACCAGACAGCGGCTCGCGGATGATGCCGCTGGCGAACGACGAGGCCGCCGCGTTGGGCTTGCCGGGGCGCACGCTGATGGTGGGCAGGCGCAGCACGCGGCCGTCGACGAAGCCGCGGCGGCTGTAGTCCGACAGCAGCAGTTCGCCGATGGCCTTCTGCACGCCGTACGACGATTGCGGGTTCAGCGCGGTGTCGTCCTGCACCACCGGCGGCAGCTCGCCGCCGTAGACCGCGACCGAGCTGGTGAACAGCACGCGCGGCTTGTGGCCCAGTTCGCGGCAGGTTTCCAGCAGCGCGCGCGACGCGTCCAGGTTGACGCGCATGCCGAGGTCGAAATCGGCCTCGGCCTGGCCGCTGACCACGGCGGCGAGGTGGAACACCGCGCCGGTATCGGTGTCGATGGCCTGGCGCAGCACCGCCGGATCGGACAGGTCGCCGGTGACCACGCGCACGCGCGCGTCGTCGAGGCCTTGCGGCGCGACCACGTCGAGCAGCGTCAGGCGCTCGAAGGCAACGGCCTTGCCGTCCAGGTTCAGGGTGCCGCGTTGCAGCAGCAGGCGCGCGAGCTGCAGGCCGAGGAAGCCGGCGCCGCCGGTAATCAGTACGTTCATGGCAAGAGATCTCTGATGGTGTGTGGGATCAGCGGCCGAGGTAAGGCTTGAGCCAGCCCAGGCCCGCCGACGTGCCGGCGCGCGGCCGATATTCGCAGCCGATCCAGCCGGCGTAGCCGAGCGCGTCGATGACGTCGAACAGGTACGGGTAGTGCAGCTCGCCCAGGTCCGGCTCATGGCGCTCGGGCACGCCGGCGATCTGGATATGGCCGATGCCGGCGATGTCGCGCCTGAGCTTCATCGCGACATCGCCCTCGACGATCTGGCAGTGGTAGCAGTCGAACTGCACCTTCAGGTTGGGCGCGCCGGCTTCCTTGCAGATCGCCTGGCCTTCGTCCTGCCGGTTCAGGAAATAGCCCGGCATGTCGCGCGTATTGATCGGCTCGATCAGCACGGTCACGCCTTGCGCGGCCGCCGCGCTGGCGGCGAAGGCGAGGTTCTCGAGGTAGGTGGCGCGGCAGCGCGCGGGGTCGGCATCGGCGGGGACCAGCCCGGCCATCACATGGATGCGGTCATTGCCGATCACGCCGGCGTATTCGAGCGCGCGGCCGATGGTGCCGCGGAATTCCGCCTCGCGCCCCGGCAGCGCGGCCAGGCCGCGCTCGCCAGCGGCCCAGTCGCCCGGCGGGGCATTGAACAGCGCCTGCGCGAGGCCGTTCGCGTCGAGGCGCGCGCGCAGCTCGGCGGCGGGGTGCTCGTACGGGAACAGGTACTCGACCGCCTGGAAGCCGTCGGCCGCGGCAGCGGCAAAGCGGTCCAGGAAGGCGTGCTCTTGGTACATCATCGACAGGTTGGCGGCAAAGCGCGACATGGGAAACTCCGGAAGCGAAAGCGGGTTCAGCGATTGACCAGTTTAGCGGGCGTCAGCCACACCAGCGCGGCGCCGACCACCAGGATCGCCGACAGCACGTACATCGGCAGCTGCGTGCTATGGGTCAGGTCCTTGAGCGCGCCCACCATGTACGGCGACACGAAGCCGGCCAGGTTGCCCACCGAGTTGACCACCGCGATGCCCGATGCGGCGGCGATGCCCGACAGGAACGAGGTGGGCAGCGACCAGAACAGCGGCGCGCAGGTCAGCACGCCGGCGGCGGCCAGCGACAGCGCGGCAATGGCCACGGTCGTGTTGTCGGTGAACGAGGCGGCGATGGCAAAGCCCGTCGCACCCATCAGCGCGGGGACGATCAGGTGCCAGCGGCGCTCGCGGCGCGCATCGGCGCTGTGGCCCAGGATGTTCATCACCACCACCGCGCACAGGAACGGAATCGCGGACAGCAGGCCGATGTTGAAGTTGCCGGTTACGCCGCTGGATTTCACCAGCGTCGGCATCCAGAACGTCAGCGCGTACTGGCCGGTGACGAAGCAGAAGTAGATCAGGCACATCCACCACACGCGGCTGTCTGCGAACACCGCGCCCAGCGAGTGGCCATGCCCGGTGCCGGCGGCGGCGCCGGCATTGCGCTGGTCTTCCTCGATATTGCGCTTGAGCACGCGCTTCTCGTCGGCGTCCAGCCACGGCGCCTTGTCGATGCCGTCGCGCAGCACGAAGATCGTCATCAGGCCGATCACGAACGCGGGCAGGGCCTCGAGCAGGAACATCCACTGCCAGCCGCGCATGCCGTGGGTGCCGTTGAACGCGTCCATGATCCAGCCCGACAGCGGGTTGCCGAACATGCCGGCGATGGGAATGCCCGACATGAACAGCGCGATCATCCTGGCGCGGCGGTTGGCCGGGAACCAGTAGGTCAGGTACAGGATCACGCCGGGATAGAAGCCCGCTTCGGCCAGCCCCAGCAGGAAGCGCATCACGTAGAACTGCGTCGGCGTCTTCACGAACAGGAACAGCGCCGAGATGATGCCCCACGTGATCATGATGCGCGCGATCCAGATGCGCGCGCCGATCTTGTGCATCAGCAGGTTGCTGGGCAGCTCGAACAGGAAATAGCCGATAAAGAACAGCCCGGCGCCCAGGCCGAACACGGTTTCGGAGAAGGCCAGGTCCTGCCCCATCTGCAGCTTGGCGAAGCCGACGTTGACGCGGTCCAGGTAGGCGACCACGTAGCACAGCATCAGGAACGGCATGATGCGCCAGAACACCTTGCTGTAGGCGCGTTTCTCGATCTGGGTGTCGGCGTCGAGCCGGGCGTTGCCGCCCAGGCTGTCGAAGGCGGGCACGCTGGCCGCCGGTTGGTTGGATGGCATCGGTGGTCTCCGGGTATGGTGGTGGGTCTGGTCTTGTGATCAACGGCCACGCGCAAATTCCGGGCGTGCGCGTTCCCCGCGCGGTGGCCGGGGCCGCCGCGCCAGGATCAGGCCGTGGTGGGTCAGGGAAGCAGCGGGGCTGGTGCTACCAGCGCGCCTGGAAGGCGTCGCGCAGTTCAGCCAGGGCGCTGTCGGGCAGCGCCGCGCGGGCGGCGAAGCCCGGCACGTCTTTCATCGTCATCCATAGCTTGGCGGTCTCCTCCAGTTCTTCCAGCGCGAACGCGGCGCGCGATACGCTGGATTCCCACACCACCGGTCCCAGGCGCTCCAGCAGCACGCCGCGCACCTGCGCGGCCAGCGTGGCCACGCGCGCGGCCACGGCGGGGTCGCCCGGGCGATGGTAGGGAATCAGCGGGACATGGCCGACCTTCATCACGTAGTACGGTGTGAGCGGCGGCAGTACGTCGTCCGGTTGCCAGACGCCGGCCAGCGTCAGGGCCACGAGGTGCGTCGAGTGCGTGTGCACCACGGCGTGCGCCCCGGGGTTGTTGTCATAGACGGCGCGATGCAGCGTCAGCGTCTTGGACGGCTTGTCGCCCGAGACCCAGCTGCCGTCGCTGGCCACCTTGGCCACCGCGGCGGGATCGAGCATGCCCAGGCACGCATCGGTCGGCGTGATCAGCCAGCCGTCGTCGAGGCGCGCGCTGATATTGCCGGCCGAGCCGACGGTATAGCCGCGCTGGTACAGGCTGGCGCCGATGCGGCAGATCTCTTCGCGCAGCTTGCTTTCGCTTTGCATCAGTGGCCTCCCAGCTGGCGCAGCGCCTGGTCGAAAAAGTCCGGGCCGCCGAAGTTGCCCGACTTGAGCGCCAGCGCCAGCGGCGTGGCCTCAAGCGTCACGGTGGCCGGCACGCCCGGCGCGATCTGCGCGCCGATGCGCAAGGCGCGCACGCCCAGCGCCTGCACCACCGCTCCGGAAGTTTCACCGCCCGCCACCACGAAGCGGCGCGTGCCGCGGGCCTGCAGCCCCGCGGCGACCGCGGCCAGGCATTGCTCGACCAGGTGGCCGGCGCGCGCCACGCCCAGTTCGGCCTGCACCGCCTTGACCTCGTCGGGGCTGGAGGTGGCGTAGACCAGCACGGGCTGGTCATGCGCGGCGGCAAAGGCGAGTGCGGCGTCGGCGACGGCCTCGCCGCGCGCCAGCGCGAGCGGATCGATGCGCAGCGCGGGGCGGCCTTGCTCCAGCCAGCGTGCCACCTGGCCGTTGGTCGCGCGCGAGGCGCTGCCGGCCAGCACCACGCCGGGGCCGTCGATGGCCGGCACCGCGTCGGCGTCGGTGCGCTGCGGCAGCAGGCCGGCGCGGCGGAAATTACCGGGCAGGCCCAGCGCGATGCCGGAGCCGCCGGTGACCAGCGGCAGGCCGGCGCAGGCCTCGCCCAGCGTGAGCAGGTCCGCGTCGCAGACCGCATCGGCAATCGCCATGCGCACGCCGTCGCCGCGCAGCGCGGCGATGCGCGCCGCCGTGGCCTGCGCGCCGCGCGCCACCGCGTCGTAGCGCAGCAGCCCGACCTGATGCCGGCTCTGGCGCTGCAGCACGCGCACCAGGTTGGCATCGGTCATCGGCGTCAGCGGATGGTGCTCCATGCCGGATTCATTCAGCAGCGCATCGCCGACGAACAGATGGCCGCGGAAAATGGTGCGGCCGTTCTCGGGGAAGGCCGGGCAGGCGATGGTGAAGTCGCTGTCCAGCGCCGCCAGCAGGGCCTCGGCCACCGGGCCGATATTGCCGGCGTCGGTCGAATCGAAGGTGGAGCAGTATTTGAAGACGAACTGGCGGCAGCCCTGCGCGCGCAGCCACTGCAGCGCCGCCAGCGACTCGGCCACGGCTTCGGCGGCGGGAACGGTGCGCGATTTCAGCGCGACCACCAGCGCATCGGCGGCGCCAAGATCCGGCACCGTGCCCGCAGCGGGCACGCCGATGGTCTGCACGGTGCGCATGCCGTTGCGCACCAGCGTGTTGGCGAGGTCGGTGGCGCCGGTGAAGTCGTCGGCGATGCAGCCAAGGAGCGCGGTCATCGTCTGTGCCCCTTATTCGGCTTCGGTTGCAGCCTGGCCCGGCAGCTCGATGCCCGGGAAGATCTTGATCACCGCGGAATCGTCCTCGCCGCCGTGGCCGGCGGTCGACGCCATCATGAACATCTGGTGCGCGGCCGCCGACAGCGGCAGCGGGAATTTGCTGGTGCGCGCGGTGTCGAGCACCATGCCCAGGTCCTTGACGAAGATATCGACCGCCGACAGCGGCGTGTAGTCGCCCTTCAGGATATGCGGCACGCGGTTCTCGAACATCCACGAGTTGCCGGCGCTGTGGGTGATCACGTCATAGAGCGCGTCCGGGTCGACGCCTTCGCGCAGGCCCAGCGCCATGGCTTCGGCGGCGGCGGCGATATGCACGCCGGCCAGCAGCTGGTTGATGATCTTGACCTTGGAGCCGGCACCGTGCGCGGCGCCCAGGCGATACACCTTGCCGGCGATCGCGGCCAGCACGCCTTCGGCGAGCGCATAGGCTTCGGCGGGGCCGGAGGTCATCATGGTCATCTCGCCGCTGGCGGCACGCGCGGCGCCGCCCGAGACCGGCGCATCCAGCATCAGCAGGCCGTGTTCGGCCAGCCGCCGGCCCAGCGCCAGGGCGAACTCCGGCGGCACCGTGGCGCTGGCGATCACCAGCTTGCCCGGCTGCATCGCCGCCACGGCGCCGTCGGCGCCGAACAGCACGGCCTCGGTCTGCTGTGCATTGACCACCAGCGTCAGCACCACGTCGCAGCGGCTGCCCAGCTCGGCGGGCGAGGCGCACGGCACGCCGCCGGCATCGGCAAAGCGCTGCAGCACCTCGGGGCGCAGGTCGCAGGCGTGCACGTTGAAACCGGCCCGCAGCAGCGACTGCGCGACACCAAAGCCCATGGCACCAAGGCCGATGACGCCGATATTGCTGGACCCGATATTGCTGGACATAAGGACTCCCTGAAACAGATACGGATGATTCGATGCTGGCGGCGGCGCGTCAGTTGGCGGCGCCGTGCAGGGCGCCGCCGTCGCTGCCGCTGTCGCTGTCGTCGGCGCCCAGCTGGGCCAGCCGGTGCGCGGCGTTGTACATGTGGTTCTGCGCGGCATTGCGCGCGGCCAGCGGGTCGCCGGCGCGAATCGCGGCGACGATGGCCTGGTGTTCCTCGCGCACCTGGCGCGAAAAATCCGCGCGGCGCGCTTCGTTGGTGCGGGTCACGCGCGTGGCGGCTTCCAGGTACTGGCTCAGGAACGCGAGCGTCTTGAGGAAATAGGGGTTGCCGGTGGCCTCGGCGATGGCGCGGTGGAAGCCCACGTCCTCGGCGACGCCGTCGCCGCCCTGCGCCACCACGTCGTCCAGGCGGGCCAGCGCGGCGTCGATGGCGGCCATCGAGGCATCGGTGCGGCGGCGGGCCGCCTGCGCGGCCACCTCGGCCTCGATCGCGCGGCGCAGCTCGACGATCTGCAGCACCGATTCCAGCGTGCCGGTGTCGGTGTAGTCGATGCGCAGCGGCCGGATGCCGGCCTGCAGCGTCACGAACACGCCGCTGCCCTGGCGCGACTCGACCACGCCTTCGTATTTCAGCCGCGAGATGGCCTCGCGCACCACGGTGCGGCTGACGCCGAATTCCTCGGACAGCACCGCCTCGGTGGGCAGCTTGTCGCCGCGGGCGAAGGCACCGCTCTGGATCTTGTCCAGCAACTGTTCGGCAACGTTGTCGGTCAGGGCGCGGGCAGGGACTTTCTGGAACACGGCGGCTTTCCCGGTTATTCGGTAATCAGGTCATCATACAAATTTGCTGTATGGCTGCCGACCCCAGGTAAACCCTGATATGGTGCAAGTCGCTGGGTGCCGTGCGGACAACGCTCCACATTGGTGCGGCTGCGCAGCGCCCGTGGCTGGCGTATCATTGGCGCCCGCCTGATTTCCACTTGCAGCTTTCACCGCCATGCCTGCCACTGTCCTGATCTGCCCCTGGTCCGAAGCGCGCGAGCGCGCACGCGCCATCCGCTATACCGTCTTTGTCGAAGAGCAGGGCGTGCCGGTGGAGCTGGAATGGGACGAATGGGACGAGCCCAGCTGGCATGCGCTGGCGCTGGCCGAGGACGGCACGCCGCTGGCCACCGGGCGGCTGCTGCCCGACGGCCATATCGGCCGCATGGCCGTGCTGAAGCCGGCGCGCGGCAGCGGCGTCGGCGCGCTGGTGCTCGAGGCGCTGATGCGCAAGGCGGAACAGCTAGGTTATCCGGAACTGGTGCTCAACGCGCAGACACACGCGGCGCCGTTCTATGCGCGCGTGGGCTTTGCGCAGGTGGGACCGGAATTCGAAGAGGCGGGCATCCCGCACGTGGAGATGCGCAAGCGCCTGGCCTGAGGGGCAGTGACCGTCAGCGCGGCGCCTGCACGATGCCGGTGTCGCGCGACAGGTTCAGCGTGCCGTGGAAGGCCACCTCGCCAATGCGGCCGTCGGCGTCGAAGCTGCGTTCGTTAAGGTCGAAGCGCCCGTCGTGGCGCACGCGCAGCACCGTGCTGGCGCGCGTGCCGTACATCGGCGAGCGGATAAAGGCCGACGACAGCAGCTTTTCCCAGTCCGGCGCCACGCCGGTGGCGGGCAGCTCGAAATCCGCGGCCTGGCGTTGGTCGGCCAGCATCTGCAGGTAGGGCTCGGCGCTGGCATGGGCGTGGCCGCTGTCGGCGGCCAGCACTTCGGCGAGCGCGCCGACGCGGCTGCGCACCTTGGGCCAGGGCGTATCGAGCAGCGCGTTGGACAGCCCGTACAGGCCGGGGCGCAGCCGTTGCGGCTGGCGCGACGCCGAGCGGTTGCTGTACCACCACAGCTCGCGCAGGTCGCTCGCCAGCAGGTTGAAGCCGTTGTAGGCGCCGTCTTCGCCGGCGAGGCCGCCGAGGTAGTCGAACGGTGCGGCGTGGCCGCGCAGGAAGCCGGAAACCAGCTCGCCGCGCGAGCGCGCGTCGGTGCGTTTCTCGGACGGGGCGCGGTAGTTGGTCAGCGCGGCGAAGCGGCCGTCGGCATTGACGCCCATCCACGTGCCCGGTTCGCCGATCACCTCGGCCAGGTCGCGGCCGGCCAGCACCTGCGGCGCATCCTGCCACCAGTGCGCGGCCGCCGCGGGGCGGGCATAGAATTCATCGCGGTTGCCGGCCACGACCAGGGCATAGTCCGGGTGGGATTGCCAGGCAACCAGAATCAGACACATCGCTTTGCTTCCTTTGCCGCGAGGCTACCGGACGACCACAGCAGGACGTCCACGAGGCGCCTACAGCACGTCCAGGTCGATAAAGTGTTCGGCGCGCCGCTCGCCGTCGACCCACTGGTCCAGCCCGCTCTGGCGCCACAGCCCTTCCAGCGTGGCATCGAACGCGGGCGGCACGTCGGCGTAGCACTCCATCCAGGTCTGCACGCCGGCGCGGGTTTCCGGCCTGCGCATCAGCGTACCACCAATTCCGGTGGCTTCGGCGACGGTCTCCATCCAGCGGTGCCAGTGCGGCAGCGCCTCGGCGGCGACGGCTTCCGGAACACGGAAATAGACGTAGAGGTGATCGCTCATGGCGGGTCCTGTTGCATCCTGTCGCAATCAGCCGGCGGCCTGGGCGGCCTCGCCGAATGGCACCGCGTAGGGCAGCGTGGCGGTGGCCAGCGCCGCCCCGTCGGCACTGCCCAGGCGCAGCGCGCTGCCGGCGGCGTCGATCTTCAGTTCCGCCAGCCCGGCCCAGCCGCCACCCGGCGCCGGCGCGGCGTTGACGATCATGCCGCAGGGCTGGCCCGGATCCTCTGGACGATAGATCTCGGCCGCGGGTGCCGGCACCTCGCCTTCGCCCTGCACCAGCCACATGCGCCGCTTGAGCGTGCCGCGGTACTGGCTGCGCGCCACCACTTCCTGGCCCGGATAGCAGCCCTTGCGGAAGTTGACGCCGCCGACCAGCTCGAAATTGATCATCTGCGGCACGAACTGCTCCTGCGTGGCAGCGACGATGCGGGGCAGGCCCGACTGCACTTCGAGCCAGTCCCACAACGCCGGCGCGGCGCCTTGCAGCGTGGCGGACAGCGCCGCGCGCACTGCGTCGGCGCGCCCGGTCGGCAGCACAATCTGCCAGCGCGGCTGGCCGGCACCGTCCGGCAGGCGGATCACGCTGATGCCGTCGGCGCTATCCACGGCAAAAGGCGCTTGCGGCGCCGGCAGCCCGGCCGCGGCCAGCGCCTGGGCGGCGCCAGCGCCGGCAACGCCGACGATGGCGTGGGTGGGCGTGATATCGGACAGCTTGGCCTTGGCGCGCAGCACGAACATCGACAGCCGCTTCTGCACCGCGGGCTGGATCTCGGCCGACAGCTGCAGCACGATGCCGTCGGCGTCGCGCCACATCAGGAAGGTGGCCAGCAGCCGGCCCTTGGGCGAGCAGTAGCCGGCCAGGCGCGCCGCGCCCGGCGCCAGGTCTTCGACCGCGTTGGTCAGCTGGGTATGCAGGAAGCTGGCGGCATCGTCGCCCGCCACCCGAACGAGGCCGAGCCCGGCCGGGGTGCAAACCACGCCGCCGGCGT belongs to Cupriavidus taiwanensis and includes:
- the otnI gene encoding 2-oxo-tetronate isomerase yields the protein MSRFAANLSMMYQEHAFLDRFAAAAADGFQAVEYLFPYEHPAAELRARLDANGLAQALFNAPPGDWAAGERGLAALPGREAEFRGTIGRALEYAGVIGNDRIHVMAGLVPADADPARCRATYLENLAFAASAAAAQGVTVLIEPINTRDMPGYFLNRQDEGQAICKEAGAPNLKVQFDCYHCQIVEGDVAMKLRRDIAGIGHIQIAGVPERHEPDLGELHYPYLFDVIDALGYAGWIGCEYRPRAGTSAGLGWLKPYLGR
- the denD gene encoding D-erythronate dehydrogenase, producing the protein MNVLITGGAGFLGLQLARLLLQRGTLNLDGKAVAFERLTLLDVVAPQGLDDARVRVVTGDLSDPAVLRQAIDTDTGAVFHLAAVVSGQAEADFDLGMRVNLDASRALLETCRELGHKPRVLFTSSVAVYGGELPPVVQDDTALNPQSSYGVQKAIGELLLSDYSRRGFVDGRVLRLPTISVRPGKPNAAASSFASGIIREPLSGVAANCPVAPQTPLWLLSPRAAVAALVNGIELAGERLGNRRVVNLPGLSVTAAGMVDALRRVAGDAVADLVTWEREERVEKIVGTWPAAWNAERARALGFESDASFDEVIRAYMEDAGLAK
- the otnC gene encoding 3-oxo-tetronate 4-phosphate decarboxylase; amino-acid sequence: MQSESKLREEICRIGASLYQRGYTVGSAGNISARLDDGWLITPTDACLGMLDPAAVAKVASDGSWVSGDKPSKTLTLHRAVYDNNPGAHAVVHTHSTHLVALTLAGVWQPDDVLPPLTPYYVMKVGHVPLIPYHRPGDPAVAARVATLAAQVRGVLLERLGPVVWESSVSRAAFALEELEETAKLWMTMKDVPGFAARAALPDSALAELRDAFQARW
- a CDS encoding FadR/GntR family transcriptional regulator, with translation MFQKVPARALTDNVAEQLLDKIQSGAFARGDKLPTEAVLSEEFGVSRTVVREAISRLKYEGVVESRQGSGVFVTLQAGIRPLRIDYTDTGTLESVLQIVELRRAIEAEVAAQAARRRTDASMAAIDAALARLDDVVAQGGDGVAEDVGFHRAIAEATGNPYFLKTLAFLSQYLEAATRVTRTNEARRADFSRQVREEHQAIVAAIRAGDPLAARNAAQNHMYNAAHRLAQLGADDSDSGSDGGALHGAAN
- a CDS encoding tripartite tricarboxylate transporter substrate binding protein; protein product: MQRRHFLARAGLAAATAALGLAAMPAQAQADKFPQRPIRLVIGYTAGGSTDIPFRVLADNASKILGQPVIVENKPGAGGVLPAQLMQSTAPDGYTLAQVAMPVYRLPYTTKINWDPVKDLSYIINLAGYSFGLVVPADSPIKTMQEYIAYAKANPGKLTYGTPGSMTTLHLTMEELAMKQGVQFSHIPFKGNSESMQALLGGHVMSVADTPAWAPYVEQGKLRLLSTWGEKRSARFPNVPTLKELGIGIVQTSPFGLVAPKGTDPKIVQKLHDAFKKAMEMPNYRESLAKFDMEPFYMSTQQYAQFAADTVKKEKAIIEKLGLAKPQ
- a CDS encoding YbgC/FadM family acyl-CoA thioesterase; translation: MAKEEFRHTVPLRVRWSEVDPQSIVFNAHYLTYCDICVTEYWRALGIRYPEDVLHAHGVDIFVVKSTLEYHASARFDDELEIRGRMARLGRSSMLFRVEMYRGDEHLITGEIVYVCADPATQKSAPIPGVVREVIEGYEVVKPAG
- the ltnD gene encoding L-threonate dehydrogenase → MSSNIGSSNIGVIGLGAMGFGVAQSLLRAGFNVHACDLRPEVLQRFADAGGVPCASPAELGSRCDVVLTLVVNAQQTEAVLFGADGAVAAMQPGKLVIASATVPPEFALALGRRLAEHGLLMLDAPVSGGAARAASGEMTMMTSGPAEAYALAEGVLAAIAGKVYRLGAAHGAGSKVKIINQLLAGVHIAAAAEAMALGLREGVDPDALYDVITHSAGNSWMFENRVPHILKGDYTPLSAVDIFVKDLGMVLDTARTSKFPLPLSAAAHQMFMMASTAGHGGEDDSAVIKIFPGIELPGQAATEAE
- the otnK gene encoding 3-oxo-tetronate kinase, whose amino-acid sequence is MTALLGCIADDFTGATDLANTLVRNGMRTVQTIGVPAAGTVPDLGAADALVVALKSRTVPAAEAVAESLAALQWLRAQGCRQFVFKYCSTFDSTDAGNIGPVAEALLAALDSDFTIACPAFPENGRTIFRGHLFVGDALLNESGMEHHPLTPMTDANLVRVLQRQSRHQVGLLRYDAVARGAQATAARIAALRGDGVRMAIADAVCDADLLTLGEACAGLPLVTGGSGIALGLPGNFRRAGLLPQRTDADAVPAIDGPGVVLAGSASRATNGQVARWLEQGRPALRIDPLALARGEAVADAALAFAAAHDQPVLVYATSSPDEVKAVQAELGVARAGHLVEQCLAAVAAGLQARGTRRFVVAGGETSGAVVQALGVRALRIGAQIAPGVPATVTLEATPLALALKSGNFGGPDFFDQALRQLGGH
- a CDS encoding MFS transporter, whose product is MPSNQPAASVPAFDSLGGNARLDADTQIEKRAYSKVFWRIMPFLMLCYVVAYLDRVNVGFAKLQMGQDLAFSETVFGLGAGLFFIGYFLFELPSNLLMHKIGARIWIARIMITWGIISALFLFVKTPTQFYVMRFLLGLAEAGFYPGVILYLTYWFPANRRARMIALFMSGIPIAGMFGNPLSGWIMDAFNGTHGMRGWQWMFLLEALPAFVIGLMTIFVLRDGIDKAPWLDADEKRVLKRNIEEDQRNAGAAAGTGHGHSLGAVFADSRVWWMCLIYFCFVTGQYALTFWMPTLVKSSGVTGNFNIGLLSAIPFLCAVVVMNILGHSADARRERRWHLIVPALMGATGFAIAASFTDNTTVAIAALSLAAAGVLTCAPLFWSLPTSFLSGIAAASGIAVVNSVGNLAGFVSPYMVGALKDLTHSTQLPMYVLSAILVVGAALVWLTPAKLVNR
- a CDS encoding GNAT family N-acetyltransferase, which gives rise to MPATVLICPWSEARERARAIRYTVFVEEQGVPVELEWDEWDEPSWHALALAEDGTPLATGRLLPDGHIGRMAVLKPARGSGVGALVLEALMRKAEQLGYPELVLNAQTHAAPFYARVGFAQVGPEFEEAGIPHVEMRKRLA
- a CDS encoding alpha/beta hydrolase, with translation MSVVPSSQPATPGLPDHPLDPQMAALLALIARAKRPPIHTMAPEDAKIAYEKSAPILDINPPPVHTAEDLLVPARDGHAIPVRLYTPREASWTEPLPLLVYFHGGGFTVGSIDSHDPLCRLLCGQADCMVLSVDYRLGPQWRFPTAVNDAFDVLHWVFAEADKLGADPARIALGGDSAGGTLAAACAVEARDAGLAPVLQLLVYPGTCARQDTPSHRALADGYLLTADMIRWFFAQYLDQEASRDDWRFAPLDGGGTGADVGGVCPAWIAVAGYDPLHDEGVAYAAKLRAAGVAATLADYPGMIHDFFKLGRFVPAVAQAHADAVAALRTAFGAAQE